Proteins from one Blattabacterium cuenoti genomic window:
- a CDS encoding pyridoxal phosphate-dependent aminotransferase has product MILVAKKMHTVSEYFFSEKMKKINNLKKKGEKIINLGIGNPDLLPPKSVIHKMKKASELKYANTYQSYIGIEKLRDAISNWYRKVYKVNVDSTNEILPLMGSKEGIMHISMSYLDKGDKVLIPNPGYPTYSSVSNLLEAKIIYYNLCEDENWIPNIHFLEKMKNITKVKIMWINYPHMPTGAKITLNKLEEIVFFAKKNRILLVHDNPYSFILNNERPLSIFNIKEAKDIALELNSLSKSYNMPGWRVGMIIGKKEFINNILKVKSQMDSGMYYPIQIGAIEAMKYDLKWFDNLNIEYIKRRKIIWKICDYLNLRYTKESSGIFVWAKIIDGEKNDHIWSDEFLKKYHIFITPGSIFGKNGKGYVRFSMCCPVEILKQAKNRIFS; this is encoded by the coding sequence ATGATTTTAGTAGCAAAAAAAATGCATACAGTATCGGAATACTTTTTTTCCGAAAAAATGAAGAAAATTAATAATCTGAAAAAAAAAGGCGAAAAAATCATTAATTTAGGAATTGGTAATCCAGATTTACTTCCGCCAAAAAGCGTTATTCATAAAATGAAAAAGGCGTCAGAACTTAAATATGCGAATACTTATCAAAGTTATATTGGAATAGAAAAATTACGTGATGCAATTTCTAATTGGTATAGAAAAGTATATAAAGTAAATGTAGATTCTACAAATGAGATTTTGCCATTAATGGGGTCTAAAGAAGGAATTATGCATATAAGTATGTCTTATTTAGATAAAGGTGATAAAGTATTAATACCAAATCCTGGATATCCTACTTATTCATCTGTATCTAATCTTTTAGAAGCAAAAATTATTTATTATAATCTTTGTGAAGATGAAAATTGGATTCCCAATATTCATTTTTTAGAAAAAATGAAAAATATTACGAAAGTAAAGATTATGTGGATTAATTATCCCCATATGCCTACTGGTGCAAAAATTACTTTGAATAAGTTGGAAGAAATTGTTTTTTTTGCGAAAAAAAACCGTATTTTACTCGTTCATGATAATCCTTATAGTTTTATATTGAATAATGAACGTCCTTTAAGTATTTTTAATATAAAAGAAGCTAAAGATATAGCTTTAGAATTGAATTCTTTAAGTAAAAGTTATAATATGCCAGGATGGCGTGTTGGAATGATAATAGGAAAAAAAGAATTTATTAATAATATACTAAAAGTAAAAAGTCAAATGGATTCTGGAATGTATTATCCGATACAAATTGGAGCTATAGAAGCGATGAAATATGATTTAAAATGGTTTGATAACCTTAATATAGAATATATTAAACGTAGAAAAATAATATGGAAAATATGTGATTATCTTAATTTAAGATATACAAAAGAAAGTTCTGGAATATTTGTTTGGGCAAAAATAATCGATGGGGAAAAAAATGATCATATATGGTCTGATGAATTTCTCAAAAAATATCACATATTTATTACACCTGGTAGTATTTTCGGAAAAAATGGAAAAGGATATGTCAGATTTTCTATGTGTTGTCCAGTAGAAATTTTAAAACAAGCAAAAAATAGAATTTTTTCATGA
- a CDS encoding prephenate dehydrogenase → MNIGIIGLGLIGGSIGLGLRKSNFGDKFIGTDLNQENAFYAVKLGIVDEIIPLQDLIMQSSVIILSIPVDGIEKILPILLNKISNDTVILDTGSTKYDICNRVFSHPKRSRFVATHPIAGIENSGPISANSDLFYKKKCIICDSELSDPGAIYIAKKIFSIMKMRMIYMTSKEHDLYIAYISHLPHVVSFALASTVLKKFKNEKQIFNNMMGSGLDSTTRLAKSKPETWLPIFISNRNNMIEAIDFYIDHLEIFRNYLINKKFHKIDQFMKNANNIKDKKYV, encoded by the coding sequence ATGAATATTGGAATTATAGGATTAGGTTTAATAGGTGGATCTATTGGTTTAGGATTGAGAAAATCAAATTTTGGAGATAAATTTATAGGAACAGACTTGAATCAAGAAAATGCTTTTTATGCTGTTAAACTTGGAATTGTAGATGAAATAATTCCTTTACAAGATCTCATTATGCAATCTTCCGTCATTATTTTATCTATACCTGTAGATGGAATAGAAAAAATACTTCCAATTTTACTTAATAAAATAAGTAATGATACAGTAATTTTAGATACTGGATCTACCAAATATGATATTTGTAATAGGGTTTTTTCTCATCCAAAAAGAAGTCGATTTGTAGCAACACATCCTATTGCAGGAATAGAAAATTCTGGACCTATTTCGGCTAATTCTGATCTTTTTTATAAAAAAAAATGTATTATTTGTGATTCTGAATTGAGTGATCCAGGAGCAATATATATTGCCAAAAAAATCTTTTCTATTATGAAAATGCGAATGATTTATATGACCTCTAAAGAACATGATTTATATATTGCTTATATATCTCATTTACCTCATGTAGTTTCCTTCGCTTTAGCTAGTACAGTTTTAAAAAAATTTAAAAATGAAAAACAAATTTTTAATAATATGATGGGAAGTGGATTAGATTCAACCACACGTTTAGCGAAAAGTAAACCTGAAACGTGGTTACCTATTTTTATTTCTAATAGAAATAATATGATTGAAGCTATAGATTTTTATATTGATCATTTAGAAATATTTCGTAATTATTTAATTAATAAAAAATTTCATAAAATAGATCAATTTATGAAAAATGCGAACAATATAAAAGATAAAAAATATGTGTAA
- a CDS encoding bifunctional 3-deoxy-7-phosphoheptulonate synthase/chorismate mutase type II, translated as MEKLNNNIDRSWIDKLKKPLIISGPCSAESEQQILETANRLNSSYVQIFRAGIWKPRTKPNNFEGIGKKGLEWLHKVKKNTEFMIATEVANEEHVKLAISFEIDVLWIGARSTASPFTIQKIADALEGENNKIILVKNPIHPDIELWIGALERLFNKGIRKLGVIHRGFYTYKNPKYRNQPNWNILLNFRKILPRIPIICDPSHICGNKEGIFDIAQKAYHFQYEGLMIETHCNPDHAWSDSQQQITPEKLLKMLKKLTYVKKCDQKNKIDLDSLRIIIDELDENIITILAERMNISKKLGSLKKSSDIAIIQPNRWKNIMEKSIFLGKSLGLSEEFLEGIFQLLHQESIKIQNKIR; from the coding sequence ATGGAAAAATTGAATAATAATATAGATAGATCATGGATTGATAAATTAAAAAAACCTTTAATTATATCTGGTCCTTGCAGTGCAGAAAGTGAACAACAAATATTAGAAACAGCTAATAGATTAAATTCTTCCTATGTTCAAATATTTCGGGCAGGAATATGGAAACCTAGAACAAAACCAAATAATTTTGAAGGAATTGGAAAAAAAGGACTTGAATGGCTTCATAAAGTAAAAAAAAATACGGAATTTATGATAGCTACAGAAGTAGCTAATGAAGAACACGTAAAACTTGCTATTTCTTTCGAAATAGATGTTCTTTGGATAGGTGCTAGAAGTACAGCTAGTCCTTTTACTATTCAAAAAATAGCGGATGCTTTAGAAGGAGAAAATAATAAAATTATTTTGGTGAAAAATCCAATTCATCCTGATATAGAATTATGGATAGGAGCTTTAGAACGTTTATTTAATAAAGGAATTAGAAAATTAGGAGTGATTCATCGTGGATTTTATACTTATAAAAATCCTAAATATCGTAATCAACCTAATTGGAATATTTTATTAAATTTTAGGAAAATTCTTCCTAGAATACCTATCATATGTGATCCTTCACATATTTGTGGTAATAAAGAAGGAATCTTTGATATAGCACAAAAAGCTTATCATTTTCAATATGAAGGATTGATGATAGAAACTCATTGTAATCCTGATCATGCTTGGAGTGATTCTCAACAACAAATTACTCCGGAAAAGCTTTTAAAAATGTTGAAAAAATTAACATATGTTAAAAAATGTGATCAAAAAAATAAAATAGATTTAGATTCTTTAAGAATTATAATTGATGAACTAGATGAAAATATTATTACGATTTTAGCAGAAAGAATGAATATTTCTAAAAAATTAGGATCTTTAAAAAAATCATCAGATATAGCTATTATTCAACCAAATAGATGGAAAAATATTATGGAAAAATCCATTTTTTTAGGAAAAAGTTTAGGCCTTTCTGAAGAATTTCTTGAAGGTATTTTTCAACTTTTACATCAAGAATCTATTAAAATTCAAAATAAAATTAGGTAA
- a CDS encoding prephenate dehydratase, giving the protein MKKIAIQGVKGCFHHAAVSIYFEGCNYNLMECSSFRELAFSVAKSNVDIGVMAIENTIAGTILTNYSLLSEYNLKIVGEIYVPIQHHLMAYPGQNIGDIKEIYSHPMAILQCELFIYAHPSIKISEYSDTAAAAKYISIYKKKGIAAIASENAAKEYGLEIISNNIQTITRNFTRFFIIKNCKKQENDSFNKASLRFKILHTTGSLSQVLNIISNLGINMTKIQSIPIIQRPWEYSFYVDIIFNNIKSYEKMKKQIQKIPCIHKLSIMGEYKNGRIQS; this is encoded by the coding sequence ATGAAAAAAATAGCTATACAAGGGGTTAAAGGATGTTTTCATCATGCAGCCGTTTCCATATATTTTGAAGGATGTAATTATAACTTAATGGAGTGTTCTTCTTTTAGAGAATTAGCTTTTTCTGTTGCAAAATCTAATGTAGATATTGGTGTAATGGCTATAGAAAATACCATAGCGGGTACAATATTAACTAATTACAGTCTTTTATCTGAATATAATTTGAAAATAGTAGGAGAAATATATGTTCCTATACAACATCATTTGATGGCTTATCCAGGACAAAATATAGGAGATATTAAAGAGATTTATTCTCATCCTATGGCTATTTTACAATGTGAATTATTTATATATGCACATCCTTCTATAAAAATATCTGAATATTCAGATACAGCTGCTGCTGCTAAATATATTTCTATATATAAAAAAAAAGGAATAGCTGCTATAGCATCTGAAAATGCTGCTAAAGAATATGGATTAGAAATCATTTCCAATAATATACAGACTATTACAAGGAATTTTACTAGATTTTTTATTATTAAAAATTGTAAAAAACAAGAAAATGATTCTTTTAATAAAGCTTCATTAAGGTTTAAAATATTACATACTACTGGTAGTTTGTCTCAAGTATTGAATATTATATCGAATCTTGGAATAAATATGACTAAAATACAATCTATTCCTATAATTCAAAGACCTTGGGAGTATTCCTTTTATGTAGATATTATATTCAATAATATAAAATCTTATGAAAAGATGAAAAAACAAATTCAAAAAATACCTTGTATTCATAAATTATCTATTATGGGAGAATATAAAAATGGTAGAATTCAATCTTAA